The following are encoded together in the Deinococcus soli (ex Cha et al. 2016) genome:
- a CDS encoding GNAT family N-acetyltransferase, producing MTLRIDAVGDADLAPFIADLARLRITVFREFPYLYDGTAAYEEAYLRTYLDAPDAVVLLARDGGRVVGASSALPLTQETDEIRAPFQQSEFDEREVLYLGESVLLPEYRGRGLGHAFFDGREAHARTLGLTVTAFCAVQRPGDHPLRPQPYRPLNAFWAARGYVERPDLHVALSWPDLEEARETPKPMRFWVRRDPTRPPVERFA from the coding sequence TTGACTCTGAGGATCGACGCGGTGGGCGATGCGGACCTGGCGCCGTTCATCGCGGACCTGGCGCGGCTGCGGATCACGGTGTTCCGTGAGTTCCCGTACCTGTACGACGGGACGGCCGCGTACGAGGAGGCCTACCTGCGCACGTACCTGGACGCGCCGGACGCCGTGGTGCTCCTCGCGCGCGACGGCGGGCGGGTGGTGGGCGCCAGCAGCGCCCTGCCACTGACCCAGGAGACGGACGAGATCCGCGCGCCCTTCCAGCAGTCCGAGTTCGACGAGCGGGAGGTGCTGTACCTCGGCGAGAGCGTCCTGCTGCCCGAGTACCGGGGGCGTGGGCTGGGCCACGCGTTCTTCGACGGGCGCGAGGCACACGCCCGCACGCTGGGGCTGACAGTGACAGCGTTCTGCGCGGTGCAGCGCCCCGGGGATCACCCGCTGCGGCCGCAGCCGTACCGGCCCCTGAACGCCTTCTGGGCGGCGCGTGGGTACGTGGAACGCCCGGACCTGCATGTGGCGCTGTCCTGGCCTGATCTGGAAGAGGCGCGGGAGACGCCCAAACCGATGCGGTTCTGGGTGCGCCGGGACCCTACCCGGCCTCCGGTGGAAAGGTTTGCGTAA
- a CDS encoding amino acid transporter: MPSSPLRPLSQKVSRWVLQQEDHPQQEGFYEAEGEVRAHERKHPWWKVMCLTGVDYFSTLGYQPGIAALAAGAVSPFATLVLVLVTLFGALPMYRRVAEDSPHGDGSISMLERLLSYWPSKFLVLSLIGFVATGFIITITLSAADASAHMIENPFLKSALEGHQVGVTFVLLLLLGAVFLKGFKEAIGIAVVLVVAYLCLSAVVIGKGAQVILSQPELVQAWLGTLNVGFGSPLALIGAALLVFPKLALGLSGFETGVVVMPLIEGDRGDTEDKPTGRIRNGKRLLTTAALLMSAFLITSSLVTTLLIPAAAFQPGGEANGRALAFLAHEYLGEWFGTAYDVSTILILWFAGASAMAGLLNIVPRYLPRYGMAPEWTRLHRPLVLIYLLIAFVVTAAFRANVDAQAAAYATGVLAMMTSAAVAVCLTAVRRRQPRVAWAFGVISTIFVYTSAVTIFSNPQGLLIALLFIVLILAVGVSSRVSRSFELRVSQVQFDDAAIEVLKTHPIRPLRFVSHHPGRASEAEYSKQELRVRQMVHLPEDEPFLFLEVEVDDASEFTDVVEVTGLRVGPYSVLKARGSSIPNTIAAVMLTLRKKGAPPQVYMRWTEDSPLQLALDFVIGGRGDVPPLTREILRRAEPDRDRRPIVHVGG; the protein is encoded by the coding sequence ATGCCCTCCTCGCCCCTGAGGCCCCTGTCACAGAAAGTCTCCCGCTGGGTGCTCCAGCAGGAGGATCACCCGCAGCAGGAGGGCTTCTACGAGGCCGAGGGGGAGGTCAGGGCCCACGAGCGCAAGCACCCCTGGTGGAAGGTCATGTGCCTGACCGGGGTGGACTACTTCAGCACGCTGGGCTACCAGCCGGGCATCGCGGCGCTGGCGGCTGGGGCGGTGTCACCCTTCGCGACGCTGGTACTCGTGCTGGTGACGCTGTTCGGGGCGCTGCCCATGTACCGCCGGGTGGCGGAGGACAGCCCGCACGGGGACGGGTCGATCAGCATGCTCGAGCGGCTGCTGTCGTACTGGCCCAGCAAGTTCCTGGTGCTGTCGCTGATCGGGTTCGTGGCGACCGGCTTCATCATCACGATCACGCTGTCGGCGGCGGACGCCTCGGCGCACATGATCGAGAACCCGTTCCTGAAGTCGGCGCTGGAGGGGCATCAGGTGGGCGTGACGTTCGTGCTGCTGCTGCTGCTGGGCGCAGTGTTCCTCAAGGGCTTCAAGGAGGCCATCGGGATCGCGGTGGTGCTCGTCGTGGCGTACCTGTGCCTGAGCGCCGTGGTGATCGGCAAGGGCGCGCAGGTGATCCTGAGCCAGCCGGAGCTGGTGCAGGCGTGGCTGGGCACGCTGAACGTGGGCTTCGGCTCGCCGCTGGCGCTGATCGGCGCGGCGCTGCTGGTGTTCCCGAAGCTGGCGCTGGGCCTGTCGGGCTTCGAGACGGGCGTGGTCGTCATGCCGCTGATCGAGGGGGACAGGGGCGACACCGAGGACAAACCCACCGGGCGCATCCGCAACGGCAAGCGGCTGCTGACCACAGCGGCCCTGCTGATGAGTGCGTTCCTGATCACGAGCAGTCTGGTGACCACCCTGCTGATCCCGGCGGCGGCGTTCCAGCCGGGCGGCGAGGCGAACGGGCGCGCGCTGGCGTTCCTGGCGCACGAGTACCTGGGCGAGTGGTTCGGCACCGCGTACGACGTGAGCACCATCCTGATCCTGTGGTTCGCGGGCGCCAGCGCCATGGCGGGCCTGCTGAACATCGTGCCCCGCTATCTGCCGCGCTACGGCATGGCGCCCGAGTGGACGCGGCTGCACCGCCCGCTGGTGCTGATCTACCTGCTGATCGCGTTCGTGGTGACGGCGGCGTTCCGCGCGAACGTGGACGCGCAGGCGGCGGCGTACGCGACCGGGGTGCTGGCGATGATGACCTCGGCGGCGGTGGCGGTGTGCCTGACGGCCGTGCGGCGCCGCCAGCCGCGCGTGGCCTGGGCGTTCGGGGTGATCAGCACCATCTTCGTGTACACGAGCGCCGTGACGATCTTCAGCAACCCGCAGGGCCTGCTGATCGCGCTGCTGTTCATCGTGCTGATCCTCGCGGTGGGCGTCAGTTCGCGCGTGTCGCGGTCGTTCGAGCTGCGGGTCAGTCAGGTGCAGTTCGACGACGCGGCCATCGAGGTCCTGAAGACTCACCCGATCCGGCCGCTGCGTTTCGTGTCGCACCATCCGGGCCGGGCGTCCGAGGCCGAGTACAGCAAGCAGGAGCTGCGCGTGCGGCAGATGGTGCACCTCCCGGAGGACGAGCCGTTCCTGTTCCTGGAGGTGGAGGTGGACGACGCGAGCGAGTTCACGGACGTGGTGGAGGTCACGGGGCTGCGCGTGGGGCCGTACTCGGTCCTGAAGGCGCGCGGGTCGAGCATCCCGAACACGATCGCGGCCGTGATGCTGACGCTGCGCAAGAAGGGCGCGCCGCCGCAGGTGTACATGCGCTGGACCGAGGACAGCCCCCTGCAGCTGGCGCTGGATTTCGTGATCGGGGGGCGCGGGGACGTGCCGCCGCTGACGCGCGAGATCCTGCGCCGCGCCGAACCGGACCGCGACCGGCGGCCCATCGTGCACGTGGGGGGATAA
- a CDS encoding ketosteroid isomerase-related protein — MESTVKLIEQYYAAFNAAEFGGMLALLTDDVRHDINEGETQVGLDAFRAFLAKMDLHYREQARELVVMSTPDGARASAEFVIHGEYLRTDPGLPEARGQRYVLPVGAFFEVHGGKIARVTNYYNLADWSRQVGA, encoded by the coding sequence ATGGAGTCCACTGTGAAGCTGATCGAGCAGTATTACGCTGCGTTCAACGCCGCCGAGTTCGGGGGCATGCTGGCCCTGCTGACCGACGACGTGCGGCACGACATCAACGAGGGTGAAACTCAGGTCGGCCTGGACGCCTTCCGGGCGTTCCTGGCGAAGATGGACCTCCACTACCGCGAGCAGGCGCGTGAGCTGGTCGTCATGAGTACCCCGGACGGCGCGCGGGCGAGCGCGGAGTTCGTGATTCACGGCGAGTACCTGCGCACCGATCCGGGTCTGCCCGAGGCGCGCGGGCAGCGGTACGTCCTGCCGGTCGGGGCGTTCTTCGAGGTGCACGGGGGGAAGATCGCGCGGGTCACGAACTACTACAATCTCGCGGACTGGTCCCGTCAGGTGGGGGCTTGA
- the mutY gene encoding A/G-specific adenine glycosylase, producing MPALSADVPDLRAALLAWFDRQGRDLPWRQGPEGQRDPYRAWVAEVLLQQTQVARGLGYYQRFLTAFPTVQALADAPLDDVLKAWEGCGYYARARNLHRAAQVVAQQGFPEEYGGWLALPGVGPYTAAALSSFTLNEARAVNDGNVRRVLARLHAEPQPTPRWVQAQADALLDPARPGAWNEAVMDLGATVCTPKRPQCGDCPLSPWCAARAGGQPAAYPAPKARPAVQEVHAVAVLIGTPHRAVLEQRQGTLLGGLWGLPAQTFDPARPGAQAQALRDLCARLQAAPGDPLGEVAHAMTHRRVIWQVYAAAGGPPPTDVRGAALSRLDHKALSLAQGRADSLFT from the coding sequence GTGCCTGCTTTGAGTGCCGATGTCCCCGACCTGCGCGCCGCGCTGCTGGCATGGTTCGACCGGCAGGGCCGCGACCTGCCCTGGCGGCAGGGCCCCGAGGGACAGCGCGACCCCTACCGCGCCTGGGTGGCCGAGGTGCTGCTGCAGCAGACGCAGGTGGCGCGCGGCCTCGGCTACTACCAGCGGTTCCTGACGGCCTTTCCCACCGTGCAGGCCCTGGCGGACGCCCCGCTGGACGACGTCCTGAAGGCCTGGGAGGGCTGCGGATACTACGCCCGCGCCCGCAACCTGCACCGCGCCGCACAGGTGGTCGCGCAGCAGGGATTCCCCGAGGAGTACGGCGGGTGGCTGGCCCTGCCCGGCGTGGGTCCGTACACCGCCGCCGCGCTGAGCAGCTTCACCCTGAACGAGGCGCGCGCCGTGAACGACGGCAACGTCCGCCGCGTCCTGGCCCGCCTGCACGCCGAACCCCAGCCCACGCCCCGCTGGGTGCAGGCCCAGGCAGACGCCCTGCTCGACCCGGCGCGGCCCGGCGCGTGGAACGAGGCCGTCATGGACCTGGGCGCCACCGTCTGCACCCCGAAACGTCCGCAGTGCGGCGACTGCCCCCTGTCTCCCTGGTGCGCCGCACGCGCGGGTGGTCAGCCTGCCGCGTACCCTGCCCCGAAGGCCCGCCCGGCCGTGCAGGAGGTGCATGCTGTCGCCGTCCTGATCGGCACCCCGCACCGGGCCGTGCTCGAGCAGCGGCAGGGCACGCTCCTCGGCGGCCTGTGGGGCCTCCCGGCCCAGACCTTCGACCCGGCCCGGCCCGGCGCGCAGGCGCAGGCGCTGCGGGACCTGTGTGCGCGATTGCAGGCCGCGCCCGGCGACCCGCTGGGCGAGGTCGCGCACGCCATGACGCACCGCCGCGTGATCTGGCAGGTGTACGCCGCAGCCGGTGGGCCTCCCCCTACCGACGTGCGCGGCGCCGCCCTGTCCCGCCTGGACCACAAGGCCCTGAGCCTCGCGCAGGGGCGCGCCGACTCACTGTTCACCTGA
- a CDS encoding isoprenyl transferase, translating to MKSPAPATIILRTVQTIRNRVRGALVWGYEQRLAHEVRAHGRLPQHLGLILDGNRRFARASGLQRELGHSIGADKAHEVLQWCLELGIPAATIWVLSTDNKGRDPQELAHILSLLEKEARALATDPRIHANHVRVRAIGQHDGFPAHVLAALKDLEDKTAHYDGMRLNIAVGYGGREEIVDAVKAHLQAQVGAGYTLTQAAEALTPDHISAHLYAADTPDPDFIIRTSGEIRLSGFMLWQSVYSEYYFCDVYWPGFRRVDFLRALRDYQGRDRRFGR from the coding sequence GTGAAGTCGCCTGCCCCCGCCACGATCATCCTCCGAACCGTCCAGACCATCCGGAACCGGGTTCGCGGGGCGCTGGTGTGGGGCTACGAGCAGCGGCTCGCCCACGAGGTCCGCGCGCACGGCCGCCTGCCGCAGCACCTGGGCCTGATCCTCGACGGGAACCGCCGTTTCGCGCGTGCCAGCGGCCTGCAACGCGAACTGGGCCACTCCATCGGCGCGGACAAGGCCCACGAGGTGTTGCAGTGGTGCCTGGAACTCGGCATCCCCGCCGCGACCATCTGGGTGCTGTCCACCGACAACAAGGGCCGCGACCCGCAGGAACTCGCGCACATCCTCTCGCTGCTGGAAAAGGAAGCGCGCGCCCTGGCCACCGACCCGCGCATCCATGCCAACCACGTGCGTGTGCGGGCCATCGGGCAGCACGACGGCTTCCCCGCGCACGTCCTGGCGGCCCTGAAGGACCTGGAGGACAAGACCGCGCACTACGACGGCATGCGCCTGAACATCGCCGTCGGCTACGGTGGCCGCGAGGAGATCGTCGACGCGGTCAAGGCGCACCTCCAGGCGCAGGTCGGCGCCGGGTACACCCTCACGCAGGCCGCCGAGGCCCTCACCCCCGACCACATCAGCGCGCACCTGTACGCCGCGGATACCCCCGACCCCGATTTCATCATCCGCACCAGCGGCGAGATCCGCCTGTCCGGCTTCATGCTGTGGCAGAGCGTGTACTCCGAGTACTACTTCTGCGACGTGTACTGGCCCGGGTTCCGCCGCGTGGACTTCCTGCGGGCCCTGCGCGACTACCAGGGCCGCGACCGGCGCTTCGGACGCTGA
- a CDS encoding polyprenyl synthetase family protein, translated as MTGLLTLGLPDAAFEARLREVLRSRVEFIELIGDDLVAAGGKRVRPMIALLAAQVLGASPARADWAAVRDLGVCVELLHSASLLHDDLIDDADTRRGQQAAFRRFGNVVSVMSGDFMLARLLGLLSGMPGGAALTRMFGETASVICEGEVLQFQVAAYQEYALEHYLNVIHGKTAALTQLAAEAPAVLLGATAAQREALATFGLEYGMAFQMQDDLLDLAADEVTLGKPVGGDLREGKATYPLLHLLEGPHGDEVRDVLERRASHEGDVARVQALAAQEGAFEATRAEVRRRAWLAVDALRALPPGDARDALERLAVREIERSR; from the coding sequence ATGACTGGCCTTCTCACCCTCGGCCTGCCGGATGCGGCGTTCGAAGCGCGGCTGCGCGAGGTGCTGCGCTCGCGGGTGGAATTCATTGAGCTGATCGGGGATGATCTGGTCGCGGCGGGCGGGAAGCGGGTGCGCCCGATGATCGCGCTGCTTGCGGCGCAGGTGCTCGGCGCCAGCCCGGCCCGCGCGGACTGGGCCGCCGTACGTGACCTGGGTGTGTGCGTGGAACTGCTGCACTCGGCGTCGCTGCTGCACGACGACCTGATCGACGACGCGGACACGCGCCGGGGGCAGCAGGCGGCGTTCCGGCGGTTCGGGAACGTGGTGAGTGTCATGAGTGGCGATTTCATGCTGGCGCGGCTGCTGGGGCTGCTCTCGGGCATGCCGGGCGGCGCGGCCCTGACCCGCATGTTCGGTGAGACGGCCAGCGTGATCTGCGAGGGCGAGGTGCTGCAGTTCCAGGTGGCGGCGTACCAGGAGTACGCGCTGGAGCATTACCTGAACGTGATTCACGGCAAGACGGCGGCGCTGACGCAGCTGGCGGCGGAAGCCCCGGCGGTGCTGCTGGGCGCGACGGCGGCGCAGCGGGAGGCGCTGGCGACCTTCGGGCTGGAGTACGGGATGGCCTTCCAGATGCAGGACGACCTGCTGGACCTCGCGGCAGACGAGGTGACGCTGGGCAAGCCGGTCGGCGGTGACCTGCGTGAGGGTAAGGCGACGTATCCGCTGCTTCACCTGCTTGAGGGGCCTCACGGCGACGAGGTGCGGGACGTGCTGGAACGCCGCGCCTCGCACGAGGGGGACGTGGCGCGCGTGCAGGCGCTGGCGGCGCAGGAGGGGGCTTTCGAGGCGACCCGCGCCGAGGTGCGCCGCCGCGCGTGGCTGGCGGTGGACGCCCTGCGTGCCCTGCCCCCCGGGGACGCGCGGGACGCGCTGGAGCGGCTGGCGGTGCGTGAGATCGAACGCAGCCGCTGA
- a CDS encoding Glu/Leu/Phe/Val family dehydrogenase, which translates to MRASGLNWQGLMEQLRQALPHCEVTDQSLAYFKYPKRTVSVNLPVRMDDGSIRVFRGYRTVHSTSRGPSMGGVRLREGVNAHECEVLAAIMTLKAAVADLPLGGAKGGVDVDPGTLSPHELEGVVRRYTSELVELIGHNEDILAPDVGSDAQAMAWMLDTYNENTGTTSNGVVVGKPIPLGGSYGSKDARGRSAALVAARVLEERGESLSRAKVAVYGFGDVGRRAAQTLAAQGALVIAVSDQDGATFASSGLDLDALSAYREQHGSVAGFATDITPAEVTELDVDVLLLAYDYGTVNAGNAHAVRARYVVEATNRAVLPEAERFLAGAGVQVIPDLIASIGGVVVNYLEWVQDASNFFWTEEEIEAAIDQRVNVAVSDVMSVARTRQTDLRTAAYALALNRLHSATVMRGVYP; encoded by the coding sequence ATGCGGGCATCAGGACTCAACTGGCAGGGCCTCATGGAGCAACTCCGGCAGGCACTGCCCCACTGCGAGGTCACCGACCAGTCCCTCGCGTACTTCAAGTACCCCAAACGCACCGTCAGCGTGAACCTCCCGGTGCGCATGGACGACGGCAGCATCCGCGTCTTCCGCGGCTACCGCACCGTGCACAGCACCTCACGCGGCCCCAGCATGGGCGGCGTGCGCCTGCGTGAAGGCGTCAACGCCCACGAGTGCGAGGTGCTCGCCGCGATCATGACCCTCAAGGCCGCCGTGGCCGACCTGCCCCTCGGCGGCGCGAAGGGCGGCGTGGACGTCGACCCCGGCACCCTCAGCCCTCACGAGCTGGAGGGCGTGGTGCGCCGCTACACCAGCGAACTGGTCGAACTGATCGGCCACAACGAGGACATCCTCGCGCCCGACGTGGGCAGCGACGCGCAGGCGATGGCCTGGATGCTCGACACGTACAACGAGAACACCGGCACGACCAGTAACGGCGTCGTGGTCGGCAAGCCCATCCCGCTGGGCGGCAGCTACGGCAGCAAGGACGCCCGGGGCCGCAGCGCCGCGCTGGTCGCCGCGCGCGTGCTGGAGGAGCGCGGCGAGAGCCTCAGCCGCGCCAAGGTCGCCGTGTACGGCTTCGGGGACGTGGGCCGCCGCGCCGCGCAGACCCTCGCCGCGCAGGGCGCGCTGGTCATCGCCGTGTCCGACCAGGACGGCGCGACCTTCGCCAGCTCCGGCCTGGACCTGGACGCGCTGTCCGCCTACCGCGAGCAGCACGGCAGCGTGGCGGGCTTCGCAACCGACATCACCCCCGCCGAGGTCACCGAGCTCGACGTGGACGTGCTGCTGCTCGCGTACGACTACGGCACCGTGAATGCCGGAAACGCCCACGCCGTGCGCGCCCGCTACGTCGTGGAGGCCACCAACCGCGCCGTGCTGCCCGAGGCCGAGCGCTTCCTGGCCGGGGCGGGCGTGCAGGTCATCCCCGACCTGATCGCCAGCATCGGCGGCGTGGTCGTGAACTACCTGGAATGGGTGCAGGACGCCAGCAACTTCTTCTGGACGGAAGAGGAGATCGAGGCCGCGATTGACCAGCGCGTGAACGTGGCCGTCAGTGACGTCATGAGTGTGGCCCGCACGCGCCAGACCGACCTGCGCACCGCCGCGTACGCCCTGGCCCTGAACCGCCTGCATAGCGCCACCGTGATGCGTGGCGTGTACCCATAA
- a CDS encoding Glu/Leu/Phe/Val family dehydrogenase, translating to MTATQDPTNSTGPKSGAHAIPSYLDPNNIGPYEIYLEQVERVTPYLGKLAYWAETLKRPKRILVVDVPIHLDDGTVAHFEGYRVQHNTSRGPAKGGVRYHQDVTLSEVMALSAWMTVKNAAVNLPYGGGKGGIRIDPRKYSTGELERLTRRYTTEIGLIIGPEKDIPAPDVNTNPQTMAWMMDTYSMNVGRTATGVVTGKPVSLGGSLGRGDATGRGVFVTGAEAMKKLGMPMQGARVAVQGFGNVGEAAARIFHEHGAKIVAIQDVTGTIHSAAGIDPKAALEHLRRTGKITELPGTEEIKRDEFWSVDCDVMIPAALEKQITLANAGQIKAKLIVEGANGPTIPAADDLLAERGVTVVPDVLANAGGVTVSYFEWVQDFSSFFWTEDEINKRLDRIMSEAFGSLWDVKERHGVTLRTAVYIVACTRVLEARALRGLYP from the coding sequence ATGACCGCCACGCAAGATCCGACCAACAGCACTGGGCCCAAATCCGGCGCGCACGCCATTCCCAGCTACCTCGACCCGAACAACATCGGGCCGTACGAGATCTACCTCGAGCAGGTCGAGCGCGTCACGCCGTACCTCGGCAAGCTCGCCTACTGGGCCGAGACCCTCAAGCGGCCCAAGCGCATCCTGGTCGTGGACGTGCCCATCCACCTCGATGACGGCACCGTCGCGCACTTCGAAGGCTACCGCGTGCAGCACAACACGTCGCGCGGCCCCGCCAAGGGCGGTGTGCGCTACCACCAGGACGTGACCCTCAGCGAGGTCATGGCCCTGTCGGCGTGGATGACCGTGAAGAACGCCGCCGTGAACCTCCCGTACGGGGGCGGCAAGGGCGGCATCCGCATCGACCCGCGCAAGTACTCCACGGGGGAACTCGAGCGCCTGACGCGCCGCTACACCACGGAGATCGGCCTGATCATCGGGCCGGAGAAGGACATTCCCGCGCCGGACGTGAACACCAACCCGCAGACGATGGCGTGGATGATGGACACGTACTCCATGAACGTGGGCCGCACCGCGACCGGCGTCGTGACCGGCAAACCCGTGTCCCTGGGCGGCAGCCTGGGCCGCGGCGACGCCACCGGGCGCGGCGTGTTCGTGACCGGCGCGGAGGCCATGAAGAAACTCGGGATGCCCATGCAGGGCGCGCGGGTGGCGGTGCAGGGCTTCGGGAACGTGGGCGAGGCCGCCGCGCGCATCTTCCATGAGCACGGCGCGAAGATCGTCGCCATTCAGGACGTGACCGGCACCATCCACAGCGCCGCCGGGATCGACCCGAAGGCCGCGCTGGAGCACCTGCGCCGCACCGGCAAGATCACCGAGCTGCCCGGTACCGAGGAAATCAAGCGCGACGAGTTCTGGAGCGTGGACTGCGACGTGATGATCCCCGCCGCGCTGGAAAAGCAGATCACCCTGGCGAACGCCGGGCAGATCAAGGCGAAACTGATCGTCGAGGGCGCCAACGGCCCCACCATTCCCGCCGCGGACGACCTGCTTGCCGAGCGCGGCGTGACGGTCGTGCCGGACGTGCTGGCGAACGCGGGCGGCGTGACCGTGTCGTACTTCGAGTGGGTGCAGGACTTCAGCTCGTTCTTCTGGACGGAAGACGAGATCAACAAGCGCCTGGACCGCATCATGAGCGAGGCCTTCGGCAGCCTGTGGGACGTGAAGGAACGCCACGGCGTGACGCTGCGTACCGCCGTGTACATCGTGGCCTGCACCCGCGTGCTCGAAGCGCGCGCCCTGCGTGGCCTGTACCCGTAA